Proteins from a single region of Cupriavidus sp. MP-37:
- a CDS encoding aromatic acid/H+ symport family MFS transporter: protein MPQSLQSKAGVADVQALIDGQRFTGYQWRILVLCFLVVAVDGFDTAAIGYIAPALVQDWGIEKSALGPVMSAALFGLAFGAIVAGPMADRIGRKKVLVLSVLFFGACSLATAFAPTLGWLTVLRFLTGLGLGAAMPNAVTLTAEFAPQRRRAVLVNTMFCGFPLGAAAGGFVAAAMIPHFGWHSVLLLGGIVPLALALLLVVLLPESVRYMVVRNYPADQIRQLLRRVSGVDVGEAHAFIIGEQAPATRSAIGTVLAPGYRLGSAMLWCTYFMGLVIFYLLTSWMPTLMKDAGFSIQHASLLTALFPLGGGIGTIAAGWFMDRCNPNKVIAITYAATGVLIYAVGHGTGNQVLLGVLIFLAGTAMNGAQSSMPALAAAFYPTQGRATGVAWMLGIGRFGGIAGALLGAELLRLQLGFDTIFTLLTVPAFVAAGALVVKHFSGRGAPDADAAGSAGVAAH, encoded by the coding sequence GTGCCCCAATCCCTCCAATCCAAGGCTGGCGTCGCGGACGTCCAGGCCCTGATCGACGGACAGCGATTCACTGGCTACCAGTGGCGCATCCTTGTGCTGTGCTTCCTGGTGGTTGCCGTCGATGGCTTCGATACTGCCGCGATCGGGTATATCGCGCCGGCGTTGGTGCAGGACTGGGGCATCGAGAAATCGGCGCTCGGGCCCGTCATGAGCGCGGCCCTGTTCGGCCTGGCCTTCGGCGCGATCGTTGCCGGTCCGATGGCCGACCGCATCGGGCGCAAGAAGGTGCTGGTGCTGTCGGTCTTGTTCTTCGGCGCGTGCAGCCTGGCCACGGCCTTCGCGCCCACGCTGGGCTGGCTGACGGTGCTGCGCTTCCTGACCGGCCTGGGCCTGGGCGCCGCCATGCCCAATGCCGTGACCCTGACCGCCGAGTTCGCGCCGCAACGCCGCCGCGCCGTGCTGGTGAACACCATGTTCTGCGGCTTTCCGCTCGGCGCCGCCGCCGGCGGCTTTGTCGCCGCCGCGATGATCCCGCACTTCGGCTGGCACAGCGTGCTGCTGCTGGGCGGCATCGTGCCGCTGGCGCTGGCGCTGCTGCTGGTGGTGCTGCTGCCGGAGTCGGTGCGCTACATGGTGGTGCGCAACTATCCGGCCGACCAGATCCGCCAGCTGTTGCGGCGCGTGAGCGGCGTGGACGTGGGTGAGGCGCATGCCTTTATCATCGGCGAACAGGCGCCCGCGACCCGCTCCGCCATCGGCACCGTGCTGGCACCCGGCTATCGCCTCGGTTCGGCGATGCTGTGGTGCACCTACTTCATGGGGCTGGTCATCTTCTACCTGCTCACGAGCTGGATGCCCACGCTGATGAAGGACGCCGGCTTCTCGATCCAGCACGCGTCATTGCTGACGGCGCTGTTCCCGCTCGGCGGCGGCATCGGCACCATCGCGGCCGGCTGGTTCATGGACCGCTGCAATCCGAACAAGGTGATTGCCATCACTTATGCCGCCACCGGCGTGCTGATCTACGCGGTGGGGCACGGCACCGGCAACCAGGTGTTGCTTGGCGTGCTGATCTTCCTGGCCGGCACCGCCATGAACGGGGCGCAGTCGTCGATGCCGGCGCTGGCGGCGGCGTTCTACCCGACGCAGGGCCGTGCCACCGGGGTGGCGTGGATGCTTGGCATCGGCCGCTTCGGCGGCATAGCGGGGGCCTTGCTCGGCGCCGAGCTGCTGCGCCTGCAGCTGGGCTTCGACACCATCTTTACGCTGCTTACCGTGCCGGCATTCGTCGCCGCCGGTGCGCTGGTGGTCAAGCACTTCAGCGGCAGGGGCGCGCCGGATGCCGACGCCGCTGGCAGTGCGGGCGTGGCCGCTCACTGA
- a CDS encoding LysR substrate-binding domain-containing protein — protein sequence MKASAPPALEIFRNRVRLRHLYCFVAVSQTQHLGRAADRLGLTQPAVSKTLSELEELAGTRLLVRQRAGTELTTAGTRFLRHALRLLADLDAAADSIAGEQAQPQERIRLGALPSVVPAVLTDALLRFRAAHPEVGLAVHTGMNRSLIDQLKADVLDLVIGRMDNPVAMESLWFESLGPDSLALAVRPGHPLAAMAVSRRPSLLDVLAWPLVIPAAGSIPRHNTESLLARHGLPLPGGCVETSDAYLGRLLARHSDCVWAAPLSAARRAVAEDELVLLPLDTQGTEEPIGLLRHGDRALSPMAEALADCIRAAARPPSAQ from the coding sequence ATGAAGGCCTCCGCCCCGCCCGCGCTCGAAATCTTCCGCAACCGCGTGCGGCTGCGGCACCTCTATTGCTTCGTCGCGGTGTCGCAGACCCAGCATCTGGGTCGTGCCGCCGACCGCCTGGGGCTGACCCAGCCCGCCGTGTCCAAAACCCTGAGCGAGCTGGAGGAGCTGGCCGGCACACGCCTGCTGGTGCGCCAGCGCGCGGGCACGGAACTGACCACCGCCGGCACGCGCTTCCTGCGCCACGCCCTGCGCCTTCTCGCCGATCTGGACGCGGCGGCCGACAGCATCGCCGGCGAGCAGGCGCAGCCACAGGAGCGCATCCGGCTGGGCGCGCTGCCCAGCGTCGTGCCGGCAGTGCTGACCGATGCCTTGCTGCGCTTCCGCGCCGCGCACCCCGAAGTCGGGCTCGCCGTGCACACCGGCATGAACCGCAGCCTGATCGACCAGCTCAAGGCCGACGTGCTGGATCTGGTCATTGGCCGGATGGACAACCCGGTGGCCATGGAAAGCCTGTGGTTCGAGTCGCTGGGCCCGGACTCGCTGGCCCTGGCGGTGCGTCCCGGGCATCCGCTGGCCGCCATGGCCGTATCGCGACGGCCGAGCTTGCTTGACGTGCTGGCATGGCCGCTGGTGATTCCCGCCGCGGGCTCGATCCCCCGCCACAACACCGAAAGCCTGCTCGCCCGCCACGGCCTGCCCCTGCCGGGCGGATGCGTGGAAACGTCGGATGCCTACCTCGGCCGCCTGCTGGCCCGCCACAGCGACTGCGTGTGGGCCGCACCGCTGTCCGCCGCGCGGCGCGCGGTGGCGGAGGATGAGCTGGTCCTGCTGCCGCTCGATACGCAGGGCACCGAGGAACCGATCGGCCTGCTGCGGCACGGCGACCGCGCGCTCAGCCCGATGGCCGAAGCGCTGGCGGACTGCATCCGCGCCGCGGCCAGGCCGCCTTCCGCCCAGTGA
- the pcaH gene encoding protocatechuate 3,4-dioxygenase subunit beta has translation MSRLAQYRRPYWDTQPAYRFDPYASTQKRSPGQPLIALPQSLSEVTGPSFGAEFVRAGDNDLTVGNGGEPIGERILVTGRVLDENGRPVPNALIEVWQANAAGRYVHKRDQHDAPLDPHFSGEGRTVTDANGHYRFKTIRPGAYPWRNHHNAWRPQHIHFSLFGNAYATRLVTQMYFPGDPLLPFDPIFNCVPDQKARERLIASLDWETTQPEYALGYRFDIVLRGRDATPME, from the coding sequence ATGAGCCGCCTTGCCCAGTATCGCCGTCCCTACTGGGACACCCAGCCCGCATACCGCTTCGATCCCTACGCTTCCACGCAGAAGCGCTCGCCGGGCCAGCCGCTGATCGCGTTGCCGCAATCCCTGTCCGAGGTGACCGGCCCCAGCTTCGGCGCCGAGTTCGTCCGCGCAGGCGATAACGACCTCACCGTCGGCAACGGCGGCGAGCCCATCGGCGAGCGCATCCTCGTGACCGGCCGCGTGCTCGACGAGAACGGCCGGCCGGTGCCGAACGCGCTGATCGAGGTGTGGCAGGCCAACGCGGCCGGCCGCTACGTGCACAAGCGCGACCAGCATGACGCGCCGCTGGACCCGCATTTCTCCGGCGAGGGCCGCACCGTCACCGACGCCAACGGGCACTACCGGTTCAAGACCATCAGGCCCGGCGCCTATCCCTGGCGCAACCACCACAATGCCTGGCGGCCGCAGCATATCCACTTCTCGCTGTTCGGCAATGCCTATGCCACGCGGCTGGTGACGCAGATGTACTTCCCCGGCGATCCGCTGCTGCCGTTCGACCCGATCTTCAACTGCGTGCCGGACCAGAAGGCGCGCGAGCGGCTCATCGCCAGCCTCGACTGGGAGACCACCCAGCCCGAATACGCGCTCGGCTACCGCTTCGATATCGTGCTGCGTGGCCGCGATGCCACGCCGATGGAGTAA
- the pcaG gene encoding protocatechuate 3,4-dioxygenase subunit alpha, with product MLYATASQTVGPYLHIGLSGLNCADLTAGAPALARQRIVIEGRVTDGNGEPVPDGMVEIWQANPAGRYRHAEDTRELPLVPGFTGFGRVPTGADGSFRFVTVKPGVVPGADGRPQAPHIMVSVFMRGLVRHVATRMYFPDEAAANEADPVLALVPAGRRGTLVGNDAGNGTLRWDIVLHGPGETVFFDI from the coding sequence ATGCTTTACGCCACCGCATCGCAGACCGTCGGTCCTTATCTCCATATCGGCCTGAGCGGGCTGAACTGCGCCGACCTGACCGCCGGCGCGCCGGCACTGGCCCGCCAGCGCATCGTGATCGAAGGCCGCGTCACCGACGGCAACGGCGAGCCTGTGCCGGACGGCATGGTCGAGATCTGGCAGGCCAATCCCGCCGGCCGCTACCGCCACGCCGAAGACACGCGCGAGCTGCCGCTGGTGCCCGGCTTTACCGGCTTCGGCCGCGTGCCGACCGGGGCTGACGGTTCGTTCCGCTTCGTCACCGTCAAGCCGGGCGTCGTGCCCGGTGCCGACGGCCGGCCGCAGGCGCCGCACATCATGGTGTCGGTGTTCATGCGCGGTCTGGTCAGGCACGTCGCCACGCGCATGTACTTCCCGGACGAGGCCGCCGCCAATGAGGCCGATCCGGTGCTGGCGCTGGTGCCGGCGGGGCGGCGCGGCACGCTGGTCGGCAACGATGCCGGCAACGGCACGCTGCGCTGGGATATCGTGCTGCACGGCCCGGGCGAGACGGTGTTCTTCGATATCTGA